One stretch of Sylvia atricapilla isolate bSylAtr1 chromosome 4, bSylAtr1.pri, whole genome shotgun sequence DNA includes these proteins:
- the HELT gene encoding hairy and enhancer of split-related protein HELT yields MASKLKERRRTPVSHKVIEKRRRDRINRCLTELGKTVPMALAKQSSGKLEKAEILEMTVQYLRALHSADFPRGREKELLSEFANYFHYGYHECMKNLVHYLTTVERMETKDTKYARILAFLQSKARFVTEPLFASLGSLPEPDFSYQLHPGPECPGHVHSPADGVLQPSSGGPFPWHGAARSPPLPYPLPSAAVPLGSPGQQRSTFLSSVQGLDRHYLNLLGHSHPNAFGLPPGQHPAML; encoded by the exons ATGGCCTCCAAGCTCAAGGAGCGGAGG AGGACGCCGGTTTCCCACAAAGTGATCGAGAAGCGGAGGAGGGACCGCATCAACCGCTGCCTCACCGAGCTGGGGAAGACGGTGCCCATGGCTCTGGCCAAGCAG agctCGGGGAAGCTGGAGAAAGCGGAGATCCTGGAGATGACGGTGCAGTACCTGCGGGCCCTGCACTCGGCGGACTTTCCCCGCGGCCGGGAGAAGG AGCTGCTCTCCGAGTTCGCCAATTACTTCCACTACGGCTACCACGAGTGCATGAAGAACCTGGTCCACTACCTGACGACGGTGGAGAGGATGGAGACCAAAGACACCAAGTACGCCCGTATCCTGGCCTTTCTCCAGTCCAAAGCACGCTTCGTTACCGAGCCTCTCTTCGcctccctgggctccctccCGGAGCCGGACTTTTCCTACCAGCTGCACCCCGGGCCCGAGTGCCCCGGGCACGTCCACAGCCCGGCCGATGGCGTGCTGCAGCCGTCCTCGGGGGGCCCGTTCCCGTGGCACGGCGCCGCCCGCAGTCCCCCCCTGCCCTACCCCCTGCCCAGCGCCGCCGTACCCCTGGGCAGCCCCGGCCAGCAGCGCAGCACCTTCCTCTCCTCCGTGCAGGGGCTGGACCGCCACTACCTCAACCTCCTGGGCCATTCCCACCCCAACGCCTTCGGGCTGCCCCCGGGCCAGCACCCCGCCATGCTCTAG